The Arvicola amphibius chromosome 11, mArvAmp1.2, whole genome shotgun sequence genome has a segment encoding these proteins:
- the LOC119825991 gene encoding uncharacterized protein LOC119825991, whose translation MPPEPRVRRRGPSAPEEHNRISPATGETSGTGSLRQPTAPALRESARGRFWAPWAGLSSWQTAPIAPAQWRPLETCSTRVVGGHRLRLRGGRPLEGARLPAADSSPPGLYPQLVGRKFEGAAPGTCAAPRNSLCQATVAKGLKELLSWNASGTLYGEQARAVVLTLWVPTLQGLHIRYLVSQNCAYLKDTHIHHAMFESSTRSAGNA comes from the exons ATGCCGCCAGAGCCCCGGGTCCGCCGCCGCGGCCCGTCAGCACCTGAGGAACACAACCGTATCTCACCAGCCACCGGCGAGACGTCCGGGACCGGGAGCCTCCGGCAACCCACTGCGCCTGCGCTGAGAGAGTCAGCAAGAGGGCGCTTCTGGGCTCCGTGggcggggctgagcagctggcagACAGCACCGATCGCGCCTGCGCAGTGGCGTCCTCTCGAGACTTGTAGTACTCGGGTGGTTGGTGGGCACCGACTGCGCCTGCGCGGAGGTCGTCCGCTAGAGGGCGCTAGGCTGCCAG CTGCCGACAGCTCGCCTCCGGGGCTATACCCCCAGCTTGTGGGGCGGAAGTTTGAGGGTGCTGCCCCAGGTACTTGTGCGGCACCGCGAAACTCTCTCTGCCAAGCCACCGTCGCTAAGGGGCTCAAAGAACTTCTCTCGTGGAACGCCTCCGG AACACTGTATGGAGAGCaagctagagcagtggttctcaccctgtggGTCCCAACCCTGCAAGGGTTGCACATCAGATATCTTGTATCTCAG AATTGTGCATATTTAaaggatacacacatacatcatgcaaTGTTTGAGTCAAG TACCCGCAGTGCAGGAAATGCATGA
- the LOC119826343 gene encoding regulatory factor X-associated protein isoform X1 — MRQDEAAADGALRPGPAGSEAAADAEDEAGDDDADLLDTSDPAGGGESAASPEELEDEGAEGGGGARRRGAKTCTYEGCRETTSQVAKQRKPWMCKKHRNKMYKDKYKKKKSDQAQGSGGASAASAGNVKLEVCASGPGPGQESADNILSIVKQRTGSFGDRPARPTLLEQVLNQKRLSLLRSPEVVQFLQKQQQLLNQQVLEQRQQQFPGAPV; from the exons ATGCGGCAGGACGAGGCCGCGGCGGATGGCGCGCTAAGGCCGGGCCCGGCGGGGAGCGAGGCGGCGGCGGATGCCGAGGACGAGGCGGGGGACGACGACGCCGACCTGCTGGACACTTCGGACCCTGCGGGCGGCGGCGAGAGTGCGGCCAGCCCCGAGGAGCTGGAGGACGAGGGTGCCGAGGGCGGCGGCGGGGCGCGCAGGCGGGGCGCCAAGACCTGCACCTACGAGGGCTGCCGCGAGACCACCAGCCAGGTAGCCAAGCAGCGCAAGCCTTGGATGTGCAAGAAGCACCGCAACAAGATGTACAAGGACAAgtacaagaagaagaagagcgATCAGGCCCAGGGCTCCGGCGGCGCCTCGGCGGCCAGCGCAGGCAATGTCAAGCTGGAGGTATGCGCCTCGGGTCCCGGGCCAGGGCAG GAAAGTGCAGACAACATACTCTCCATTGTCAAGCAAAGAACAGGATCTTTCGGGGATCGCCCTGCAAGGCCTACTCTGTTAGAACAAGTGTTAAATCAGAAAAGACTG tCATTACTAAGAAGTCCAGAAGTTGTCCAGTTTttacagaaacagcagcagctaTTAAATCAACAAGTTTTGGAGCAAAGACAGCAGCAGTTTCCAGGAGCACCAGTGTGA
- the LOC119826343 gene encoding regulatory factor X-associated protein isoform X2, translating into MRQDEAAADGALRPGPAGSEAAADAEDEAGDDDADLLDTSDPAGGGESAASPEELEDEGAEGGGGARRRGAKTCTYEGCRETTSQVAKQRKPWMCKKHRNKMYKDKYKKKKSDQAQGSGGASAASAGNVKLEESADNILSIVKQRTGSFGDRPARPTLLEQVLNQKRLSLLRSPEVVQFLQKQQQLLNQQVLEQRQQQFPGAPV; encoded by the exons ATGCGGCAGGACGAGGCCGCGGCGGATGGCGCGCTAAGGCCGGGCCCGGCGGGGAGCGAGGCGGCGGCGGATGCCGAGGACGAGGCGGGGGACGACGACGCCGACCTGCTGGACACTTCGGACCCTGCGGGCGGCGGCGAGAGTGCGGCCAGCCCCGAGGAGCTGGAGGACGAGGGTGCCGAGGGCGGCGGCGGGGCGCGCAGGCGGGGCGCCAAGACCTGCACCTACGAGGGCTGCCGCGAGACCACCAGCCAGGTAGCCAAGCAGCGCAAGCCTTGGATGTGCAAGAAGCACCGCAACAAGATGTACAAGGACAAgtacaagaagaagaagagcgATCAGGCCCAGGGCTCCGGCGGCGCCTCGGCGGCCAGCGCAGGCAATGTCAAGCTGGAG GAAAGTGCAGACAACATACTCTCCATTGTCAAGCAAAGAACAGGATCTTTCGGGGATCGCCCTGCAAGGCCTACTCTGTTAGAACAAGTGTTAAATCAGAAAAGACTG tCATTACTAAGAAGTCCAGAAGTTGTCCAGTTTttacagaaacagcagcagctaTTAAATCAACAAGTTTTGGAGCAAAGACAGCAGCAGTTTCCAGGAGCACCAGTGTGA